The Manihot esculenta cultivar AM560-2 chromosome 1, M.esculenta_v8, whole genome shotgun sequence genome has a window encoding:
- the LOC110631403 gene encoding heavy metal-associated isoprenylated plant protein 21, with the protein MGALDYLSNFCTVTSTRTKRKPMQTVEIKVKMDCDGCERRVKNSVSSMKGVKTVEVNRKQSKVVVSGYVDPNKVLKRVKSTGKRAEFWPYIPQHIVYYPYASGVYDKRAPPGHVRNAVQAFPASNAPEDNIVSIFSDDNVNACSVM; encoded by the exons ATGGGTGCTCTTGATTACCTCTCCAACTTTTGCACTGTCACCAGCACAAGAACCAAACGCAAGCCAATGCAG ACAGTTGAAATCAAAGTGAAAATGGACTGTGATGGCTGCGAAAGAAGAGTTAAAAACTCTGTTTCCTCCATGAAAG GTGTAAAGACAGTGGAAGTGAACAGAAAACAAAGCAAGGTAGTAGTGAGTGGATATGTTGATCCAAACAAGGTGTTAAAAAGAGTGAAGAGCACTGGAAAGAGAGCAGAATTTTGGCCATACATCCCACAACACATAGTTTATTATCCTTATGCATCTGGTGTTTATGACAAAAGAGCACCACCAGGCCATGTTAGAAATGCTGTGCAAGCTTTTCCAGCATCAAATGCTCCTGAAGACAACATTGTTTCCATCTTCAGTGATGACAATGTCAATGCATGCTCTGTCATGTAA
- the LOC110629038 gene encoding heavy metal-associated isoprenylated plant protein 37 — MLRNSHDFLKIEKHVIKVHINCEGCKEKVRKLLKKVEGVYKIDIDTEHQVVIVSGCVDSSTLIKRLVKSGKRAELWYPTSKHKLKREATMDQMHFLSNDLNASKNQFMFPASFVNEDVRGFENLTNQNTGKKVADAETEQDLMVAKRMGNIYMDEDNFAGNTGVENDMTPLGDQADYQENKAGFLGLGGHEFDGMPIYKHNHLPSLIMSNIQQGPHYNYPSMAMQKNFVYMHDGHANNNMISDFCMHQPHVMNHALEMPPPYTGYSFSAAPPHSY, encoded by the exons ATGTTGCGAAATAGTCACGACTTCTTAAAGATTGAG AAACATGTCATCAAAGTACACATTAACTGTGAAGGTTGCAAGGAGAAAGTGAGAAAACTCCTCAAAAAGGTTGAAG GCGTATACAAAATAGACATAGATACAGAACACCAGGTGGTGATAGTGTCAGGATGTGTAGATTCTTCTACCCTAATCAAAAGGTTGGTCAAATCTGGGAAAAGAGCAGAGCTATGGTATCCAACTTCCAAGCACAAATTGAAACGAGAAGCCACCATGGACCAAATGCATTTTCTTTCCAATGACCTCaatgcctccaagaaccagtTCATGTTTCCTGCGTCCTTTGTCAATGAAGACGTTAGAGGCTTTGAGAACTTGACTAACCAGAATACTGGAAAGAAGGTTGCGGATGCTGAAACTGAACAGGATCTAATGGTAGCAAAAAGAATGGGAAATATCTACATGGATGAGGATAATTTTGCTGGTAATACCGGAGTGGAGAATGATATGACACCCTTGGGAGATCAAGCAGATTATCAAGAAAATAAGGCTGGTTTTCTTGGTTTAGGAGGCCATGAATTTGACGGGATGCCAATTTATAAACATAATCACCTACCATCCCTGATAATGAGCAATATACAGCAAGGGCCTCACTATAACTACCCATCCATGGCTATGCAGAAGAATTTTGTTTACATGCACGACGGACACGCCAACAATAACATGATAAGTGACTTTTGTATGCATCAACCTCATGTGATGAATCATGCATTGGAAATGCCCCCTCCCTATACTGGATATAGCTTCTCAGCAGCACCACCACACTCGTACTAG
- the LOC110619878 gene encoding uncharacterized protein LOC110619878 isoform X1, with product MAARLCSRLSSLPGVFRISSLRPSLRLQGLSHSIINDSINRIYDGFYPIFQASRSYARPRGKHYDLFGSAKPGDEEFKKAWKKEMEEDDCLWTGSEDESEDENNSKMSKTRLEKEIRKVRQQAKEHSHLIDADDSDELWSVWSGSDEEKTLWTGSEGDDDDDIPTEAYPNEASDKYIDKLFEFEEKPKYRTISELLKAENEPEELSPGKQARKLAVENALKKLKKGPDGRYINVWEVMSDIDILIGAFENIVSGPEYEELRQGGPKKLNMEFFKDIQARMRDPNYKFSPELKLKRKSKLVPRKKWQKVQSRRRKAQKR from the exons ATGGCCGCTCGACTCTGTTCCCGCCTTTCTTCCCTTCCTGGCGTCTTCAGAATCTCAAGTCTCCGTCCTTCTCTAAG ATTACAAGGTCTTTCTCATTCTATTATAAATGATTCAATAAATCGCATTTACGATGGGTTTTATCCAATTTTTCAAG CATCTCGATCCTATGCTCGTCCTCGAGGCAAGCATTATGATCTCTTTGGCAGTGCAAAGCCTGGCGATGAGGAATTCAAGAAAGCATGGAAGAAAGAAATGGAAGAAGATGATTGCTTATGGACAGGAAGTGAAGATGAAAGTGAGGATGAAAATAATTCCAAAATGAGTAAAACTCGTCTTGAAAAAGAGATTCGGAAAGTAAGGCAGCAGGCAAAGGAGCACTCACATCTTATTGATGCTGATGATAGTGATGAGTTATGGAGTGTGTGGTCTGGGAGTGACGAGGAGAAGACTTTGTGGACTGGTAGCGAaggagatgatgatgatgatattcCTACAGAAGCATATCCGAATGAAGCTAGTGATAAATATATAGATAAACTGTTTGAATTTGAGGAAAAACCTAAATATCGCACAATCTCAGAACTATTGAAAGCAGAAAATGAGCCTGAAGAGTTGTCCCCTGGGAAGCAAGCTAGGAAACTTGCAGTCGAGAATGccttaaaaaaattgaagaaaggGCCAGATGGTCGTTACATCAATGTGTGGGAAGTCATGAGTGATATAGATATTCTAATTGGAGCATTTGAAAATATTGTTTCTGGGCCAGAGTACGAGGAGCTTAGACAAGGAGGAcctaaaaaattgaatatggAGTTTTTCAAGGATATACAAGCGCGCATGAGAGATCCAAATTACAAGTTCTCACCAGAGTTAAAGTTGAAACGAAAAAGCAAACTAGTTCCAAGAAAGAAATGGCAGAAGGTGCAGTCTAGACGAAGGAAGGCACAAAAACGCTAG
- the LOC110619878 gene encoding uncharacterized protein LOC110619878 isoform X2 encodes MEEDDCLWTGSEDESEDENNSKMSKTRLEKEIRKVRQQAKEHSHLIDADDSDELWSVWSGSDEEKTLWTGSEGDDDDDIPTEAYPNEASDKYIDKLFEFEEKPKYRTISELLKAENEPEELSPGKQARKLAVENALKKLKKGPDGRYINVWEVMSDIDILIGAFENIVSGPEYEELRQGGPKKLNMEFFKDIQARMRDPNYKFSPELKLKRKSKLVPRKKWQKVQSRRRKAQKR; translated from the coding sequence ATGGAAGAAGATGATTGCTTATGGACAGGAAGTGAAGATGAAAGTGAGGATGAAAATAATTCCAAAATGAGTAAAACTCGTCTTGAAAAAGAGATTCGGAAAGTAAGGCAGCAGGCAAAGGAGCACTCACATCTTATTGATGCTGATGATAGTGATGAGTTATGGAGTGTGTGGTCTGGGAGTGACGAGGAGAAGACTTTGTGGACTGGTAGCGAaggagatgatgatgatgatattcCTACAGAAGCATATCCGAATGAAGCTAGTGATAAATATATAGATAAACTGTTTGAATTTGAGGAAAAACCTAAATATCGCACAATCTCAGAACTATTGAAAGCAGAAAATGAGCCTGAAGAGTTGTCCCCTGGGAAGCAAGCTAGGAAACTTGCAGTCGAGAATGccttaaaaaaattgaagaaaggGCCAGATGGTCGTTACATCAATGTGTGGGAAGTCATGAGTGATATAGATATTCTAATTGGAGCATTTGAAAATATTGTTTCTGGGCCAGAGTACGAGGAGCTTAGACAAGGAGGAcctaaaaaattgaatatggAGTTTTTCAAGGATATACAAGCGCGCATGAGAGATCCAAATTACAAGTTCTCACCAGAGTTAAAGTTGAAACGAAAAAGCAAACTAGTTCCAAGAAAGAAATGGCAGAAGGTGCAGTCTAGACGAAGGAAGGCACAAAAACGCTAG
- the LOC110599597 gene encoding protein AAR2 homolog isoform X1, producing MDPETALEFVKHGAALLLLDVPQYTLLGIDTQMFTVGPAFKGIKMIPPGPHFVYYSSSSRSGKEFSPITGFFIHAGPSEVIVRQWDQQEERLVKVSEEEEERFSQAVKSLEFDRHLGPYNLSQYGEWKRLSNYLTKNVIDRIEPIGGEITVATESVMVKNSPKTAMEKALEEQLRTSKFSASASVDKSRKRGCYYTKIPHVIKCKGMNGEELTSLNLDKTELLESILMKDYGGSEDLLIGELQFAYIAFLMGQSLEAFLQWKALVSLILGCTEAPFHTRSQLFIKFIKVMYYQLKYGLQKDREETNGAAVGVSTLLDESWFSADSFLHRLCKDFILLVQDASVVDGDLLTWTRNLKELLETSLGWEFQQNSAVDGIYFEDDDEYAPVVEMMDDTSYN from the exons ATGGATCCTGAAACGGCGCTGGAGTTTGTGAAGCATGGAGCCGCACTTCTTCTCCTCGACGTTCCTCAGTACACCCTCCTTGGAATTGACACTCAG ATGTTCACTGTTGGTCCTGCTTTTAAGGGCATTAAGATGATTCCTCCTGGTCCGCATTTTGTGTACTATAGTTCATCCAGCAG GAGTGGCAAGGAGTTCTCACCAATTACTGGCTTCTTTATTCATGCTGGCCCCTCTGAG GTGATTGTCCGTCAGTGGGATCAACAGGAGGAACGACTTGTAAAAGTATCAGAGGAAGAG GAAGAGAGATTTTCTCAAGCAGTTAAAAGCTTAGAGTTTGACAGACATCTCGGTCCTTATAATCTAAGTCAGTATGGAGAATGGAAGCGCTTGTCTAATTACCTTACGAAGAATGTCATTGATCGAATTG AACCCATTGGAGGAGAAATTACAGTTGCAACTGAATCTGTGATGGTTAAAAACAGCCCTAAAACAGCAATGGAAAAAGCTTTAGAGGAGCAATTGAGGACCAGCAAGTTCTCTGCTTCAGCATCTGTTGACAAGTCAAGGAAGAGAGGATGTTACTACACTAAAATTCCTCATGTTATTAAATGCAAAGGAATGAATGGGGAAGAACTTACATCCTTGAATCTTGACAAG ACAGAATTATTGGAAAGCATTTTGATGAAAGATTATGGGGGTTCCGAAGACTTGCTTATTGGAGAGCTGCAATTTGCCTACATCGCATTCTTG ATGGGGCAATCACTTGAGGCATTTTTACAGTGGAAAGCTTTGGTTAGCCTCATATTGGGTTGTACTGAAGCT CCATTCCATACAAGGAGTCAGCTATTTATTAAG TTCATCAAGGTCATGTACTACCAACTGAAATATGGACTTCAGAAAGATAGAGAAGAAACAAATGGTGCAGCGGTGGGAGTATCAACATTGTTGGATGAGTCTTGGTTTTCTGCTGATAGCTTTTTGCATCGATTATGTAAG GATTTCATTTTGTTGGTACAAGATGCCTCGGTGGTTGATGGAGATCTCTTGACGTGG ACCAGGAATCTCAAAGAACTGCTTGAAACTAGTCTGGGATGGGAGTTCCAGCAGAACAGCGCAGTGGATGGAATATACTTTGAAGACGATGACGAG TATGCTCCCGTAGTTGAGATGATGGATGACACCAGCTATAATTAA
- the LOC110599597 gene encoding protein AAR2 homolog isoform X2, which yields MDPETALEFVKHGAALLLLDVPQYTLLGIDTQMFTVGPAFKGIKMIPPGPHFVYYSSSSRSGKEFSPITGFFIHAGPSEVIVRQWDQQEERLVKVSEEEEERFSQAVKSLEFDRHLGPYNLKPIGGEITVATESVMVKNSPKTAMEKALEEQLRTSKFSASASVDKSRKRGCYYTKIPHVIKCKGMNGEELTSLNLDKTELLESILMKDYGGSEDLLIGELQFAYIAFLMGQSLEAFLQWKALVSLILGCTEAPFHTRSQLFIKFIKVMYYQLKYGLQKDREETNGAAVGVSTLLDESWFSADSFLHRLCKDFILLVQDASVVDGDLLTWTRNLKELLETSLGWEFQQNSAVDGIYFEDDDEYAPVVEMMDDTSYN from the exons ATGGATCCTGAAACGGCGCTGGAGTTTGTGAAGCATGGAGCCGCACTTCTTCTCCTCGACGTTCCTCAGTACACCCTCCTTGGAATTGACACTCAG ATGTTCACTGTTGGTCCTGCTTTTAAGGGCATTAAGATGATTCCTCCTGGTCCGCATTTTGTGTACTATAGTTCATCCAGCAG GAGTGGCAAGGAGTTCTCACCAATTACTGGCTTCTTTATTCATGCTGGCCCCTCTGAG GTGATTGTCCGTCAGTGGGATCAACAGGAGGAACGACTTGTAAAAGTATCAGAGGAAGAG GAAGAGAGATTTTCTCAAGCAGTTAAAAGCTTAGAGTTTGACAGACATCTCGGTCCTTATAATCTAA AACCCATTGGAGGAGAAATTACAGTTGCAACTGAATCTGTGATGGTTAAAAACAGCCCTAAAACAGCAATGGAAAAAGCTTTAGAGGAGCAATTGAGGACCAGCAAGTTCTCTGCTTCAGCATCTGTTGACAAGTCAAGGAAGAGAGGATGTTACTACACTAAAATTCCTCATGTTATTAAATGCAAAGGAATGAATGGGGAAGAACTTACATCCTTGAATCTTGACAAG ACAGAATTATTGGAAAGCATTTTGATGAAAGATTATGGGGGTTCCGAAGACTTGCTTATTGGAGAGCTGCAATTTGCCTACATCGCATTCTTG ATGGGGCAATCACTTGAGGCATTTTTACAGTGGAAAGCTTTGGTTAGCCTCATATTGGGTTGTACTGAAGCT CCATTCCATACAAGGAGTCAGCTATTTATTAAG TTCATCAAGGTCATGTACTACCAACTGAAATATGGACTTCAGAAAGATAGAGAAGAAACAAATGGTGCAGCGGTGGGAGTATCAACATTGTTGGATGAGTCTTGGTTTTCTGCTGATAGCTTTTTGCATCGATTATGTAAG GATTTCATTTTGTTGGTACAAGATGCCTCGGTGGTTGATGGAGATCTCTTGACGTGG ACCAGGAATCTCAAAGAACTGCTTGAAACTAGTCTGGGATGGGAGTTCCAGCAGAACAGCGCAGTGGATGGAATATACTTTGAAGACGATGACGAG TATGCTCCCGTAGTTGAGATGATGGATGACACCAGCTATAATTAA
- the LOC110599597 gene encoding protein AAR2 homolog isoform X3: MDPETALEFVKHGAALLLLDVPQYTLLGIDTQMFTVGPAFKGIKMIPPGPHFVYYSSSSRSGKEFSPITGFFIHAGPSEVIVRQWDQQEERLVKVSEEEEERFSQAVKSLEFDRHLGPYNLSQYGEWKRLSNYLTKNVIDRIEPIGGEITVATESVMVKNSPKTAMEKALEEQLRTSKFSASASVDKSRKRGCYYTKIPHVIKCKGMNGEELTSLNLDKTELLESILMKDYGGSEDLLIGELQFAYIAFLMGQSLEAFLQWKALVSLILGCTEAPFHTRSQLFIKFIKVMYYQLKYGLQKDREETNGAAVGVSTLLDESWFSADSFLHRLCKDFILLVQDASVVDGDLLTWKIILSCVGHLRERLIRCPSM, from the exons ATGGATCCTGAAACGGCGCTGGAGTTTGTGAAGCATGGAGCCGCACTTCTTCTCCTCGACGTTCCTCAGTACACCCTCCTTGGAATTGACACTCAG ATGTTCACTGTTGGTCCTGCTTTTAAGGGCATTAAGATGATTCCTCCTGGTCCGCATTTTGTGTACTATAGTTCATCCAGCAG GAGTGGCAAGGAGTTCTCACCAATTACTGGCTTCTTTATTCATGCTGGCCCCTCTGAG GTGATTGTCCGTCAGTGGGATCAACAGGAGGAACGACTTGTAAAAGTATCAGAGGAAGAG GAAGAGAGATTTTCTCAAGCAGTTAAAAGCTTAGAGTTTGACAGACATCTCGGTCCTTATAATCTAAGTCAGTATGGAGAATGGAAGCGCTTGTCTAATTACCTTACGAAGAATGTCATTGATCGAATTG AACCCATTGGAGGAGAAATTACAGTTGCAACTGAATCTGTGATGGTTAAAAACAGCCCTAAAACAGCAATGGAAAAAGCTTTAGAGGAGCAATTGAGGACCAGCAAGTTCTCTGCTTCAGCATCTGTTGACAAGTCAAGGAAGAGAGGATGTTACTACACTAAAATTCCTCATGTTATTAAATGCAAAGGAATGAATGGGGAAGAACTTACATCCTTGAATCTTGACAAG ACAGAATTATTGGAAAGCATTTTGATGAAAGATTATGGGGGTTCCGAAGACTTGCTTATTGGAGAGCTGCAATTTGCCTACATCGCATTCTTG ATGGGGCAATCACTTGAGGCATTTTTACAGTGGAAAGCTTTGGTTAGCCTCATATTGGGTTGTACTGAAGCT CCATTCCATACAAGGAGTCAGCTATTTATTAAG TTCATCAAGGTCATGTACTACCAACTGAAATATGGACTTCAGAAAGATAGAGAAGAAACAAATGGTGCAGCGGTGGGAGTATCAACATTGTTGGATGAGTCTTGGTTTTCTGCTGATAGCTTTTTGCATCGATTATGTAAG GATTTCATTTTGTTGGTACAAGATGCCTCGGTGGTTGATGGAGATCTCTTGACGTGG AAAATCATTTTGTCTTGCGTTGGTCATCTGCGAGAAAGATTGATACGTTGTCCCTCAATGTGA